A single genomic interval of Heliangelus exortis chromosome 20, bHelExo1.hap1, whole genome shotgun sequence harbors:
- the CYTH1 gene encoding cytohesin-1 isoform X4 has product MQRNKQVAMGRKKFNMDPKKGIQFLIENDLLKNTCEDIAQFLYKGEGLNKTAIGDYLGERDEFNIQVLHAFVELHEFTDLNLVQALRQFLWSFRLPGEAQKIDRMMEAFAQRYCQCNPGVFQSTDTCYVLSFAIIMLNTSLHNPNVKDKPTAERFIAMNRGINDGGDLPEELLRNLYESIKNEPFKIPEDDGNDLTHTFFNPDREGWLLKLGGRVKTWKRRWFILTDNCLYYFEYTTDKEPRGIIPLENLSIREVEDSKKPNCFELYIPDNKDQVIKACKTEADGRVVEGNHTVYRISAPTPEEKEEWIKCIKAAISRDPFYEMLAARKKKVSSTKRH; this is encoded by the exons ATGCAGAGGAATAAGCAGGTGGCGATGGGCAGGAAGAAGTTCAACATGGATCCCAAGAAG GGCATCCAGTTCCTGATTGAGAATGACCTGCTGAAGAACACCTGCGAGGACATTGCCCAGTTCCTGTACAAGGGAGAGGGCCTCAACAAGACAGCCATTGGTGACTACTTGGGTGAGAG GGACGAGTTCAACATCCAAGTCCTGCATGCCTTCGTGGAGCTGCACGAGTTCACTGACCTCAACCTGGTGCAGGCCCTACG GCAGTTCCTGTGGAGCTTCCGTCTGCCCGGGGAGGCACAGAAGATCGACCGGATGATGGAGGCCTTTGCCCAGCGCTACTGCCAGTGCAACCCCGGCGTCTTCCAGTCCACAG ACACCTGCTACGTGCTCTCCTTTGCTATCATCATGCTGAACACCAGCCTGCACAACCCCAATGTCAAGGACAAGCCCACAGCAGAGCGCTTCATCGCCATGAACCGCGGCATCAATGATGGGGGGGATCTGCCCGAGGAGCTGCTACGG AATCTCTATGAGAGCATCAAGAACGAACCCTTCAAAATCCCCGAGGACGATGGCAATGACCTCACACACACATTCTTCAACCCCGACCGGGAGGGCTGGCTCCTGAAGCTAG gaggcAGGGTGAAGACGTGGAAGCGACGCTGGTTCATCCTGACTGACAACTGCCTTTACTACTTCGAGTACACGACG GATAAAGAGCCCCGTGGCATCATCCCCCTGGAGAACCTGAGCATCCGTGAGGTAGAGGACTCCAAGAAGCCT AACTGCTTCGAGCTCTACATCCCTGACAACAAGGACCAGGTGATCAAGGCCTGCAAGACAGAGGCGGATGGGCGGGTGGTGGAGGGGAACCACACGGTGTACCGCATCTCAGCCCCCACaccagaggagaaggaggaatgGATCAAGTGCATCAA GGCAGCCATCAGCCGGGACCCTTTCTATGAGATGCTGGCTGCCAGGAAGAAGAAGGTGTCCTCCACCAAGAGACACTAG
- the CYTH1 gene encoding cytohesin-1 isoform X3: MQRNKQVAMGRKKFNMDPKKGIQFLIENDLLKNTCEDIAQFLYKGEGLNKTAIGDYLGERDEFNIQVLHAFVELHEFTDLNLVQALRQFLWSFRLPGEAQKIDRMMEAFAQRYCQCNPGVFQSTDTCYVLSFAIIMLNTSLHNPNVKDKPTAERFIAMNRGINDGGDLPEELLRNLYESIKNEPFKIPEDDGNDLTHTFFNPDREGWLLKLGGGRVKTWKRRWFILTDNCLYYFEYTTDKEPRGIIPLENLSIREVEDSKKPNCFELYIPDNKDQVIKACKTEADGRVVEGNHTVYRISAPTPEEKEEWIKCIKAAISRDPFYEMLAARKKKVSSTKRH; this comes from the exons ATGCAGAGGAATAAGCAGGTGGCGATGGGCAGGAAGAAGTTCAACATGGATCCCAAGAAG GGCATCCAGTTCCTGATTGAGAATGACCTGCTGAAGAACACCTGCGAGGACATTGCCCAGTTCCTGTACAAGGGAGAGGGCCTCAACAAGACAGCCATTGGTGACTACTTGGGTGAGAG GGACGAGTTCAACATCCAAGTCCTGCATGCCTTCGTGGAGCTGCACGAGTTCACTGACCTCAACCTGGTGCAGGCCCTACG GCAGTTCCTGTGGAGCTTCCGTCTGCCCGGGGAGGCACAGAAGATCGACCGGATGATGGAGGCCTTTGCCCAGCGCTACTGCCAGTGCAACCCCGGCGTCTTCCAGTCCACAG ACACCTGCTACGTGCTCTCCTTTGCTATCATCATGCTGAACACCAGCCTGCACAACCCCAATGTCAAGGACAAGCCCACAGCAGAGCGCTTCATCGCCATGAACCGCGGCATCAATGATGGGGGGGATCTGCCCGAGGAGCTGCTACGG AATCTCTATGAGAGCATCAAGAACGAACCCTTCAAAATCCCCGAGGACGATGGCAATGACCTCACACACACATTCTTCAACCCCGACCGGGAGGGCTGGCTCCTGAAGCTAGG aggaggcAGGGTGAAGACGTGGAAGCGACGCTGGTTCATCCTGACTGACAACTGCCTTTACTACTTCGAGTACACGACG GATAAAGAGCCCCGTGGCATCATCCCCCTGGAGAACCTGAGCATCCGTGAGGTAGAGGACTCCAAGAAGCCT AACTGCTTCGAGCTCTACATCCCTGACAACAAGGACCAGGTGATCAAGGCCTGCAAGACAGAGGCGGATGGGCGGGTGGTGGAGGGGAACCACACGGTGTACCGCATCTCAGCCCCCACaccagaggagaaggaggaatgGATCAAGTGCATCAA GGCAGCCATCAGCCGGGACCCTTTCTATGAGATGCTGGCTGCCAGGAAGAAGAAGGTGTCCTCCACCAAGAGACACTAG
- the CYTH1 gene encoding cytohesin-1 isoform X1 — protein MGTVSELCASSFQAFLCPSVAAKAVPSDLTPEECQELENIRRRKQELLADIQRLKDEIAEVTNEIENLGSTEERKNMQRNKQVAMGRKKFNMDPKKGIQFLIENDLLKNTCEDIAQFLYKGEGLNKTAIGDYLGERDEFNIQVLHAFVELHEFTDLNLVQALRQFLWSFRLPGEAQKIDRMMEAFAQRYCQCNPGVFQSTDTCYVLSFAIIMLNTSLHNPNVKDKPTAERFIAMNRGINDGGDLPEELLRNLYESIKNEPFKIPEDDGNDLTHTFFNPDREGWLLKLGGRVKTWKRRWFILTDNCLYYFEYTTDKEPRGIIPLENLSIREVEDSKKPNCFELYIPDNKDQVIKACKTEADGRVVEGNHTVYRISAPTPEEKEEWIKCIKAAISRDPFYEMLAARKKKVSSTKRH, from the exons ATGGGGACAGTCAGCGAGCTTTGTGCCTCCAGTTTCCAGGCCTTCCTCTGCCCCTCGGTGGCCGCCAAGGCAG TGCCCAGTGACCTGACGCCGGAGGagtgccaggagctggagaacaTCCGGCGCCgcaagcaggagctgctggctgacATACAG CGTCTGAAAGATGAGATAGCAGAAGTGACGAATGAGATCGAGAACCTCGGCTCCACAGAGGAGAG GAAAAACATGCAGAGGAATAAGCAGGTGGCGATGGGCAGGAAGAAGTTCAACATGGATCCCAAGAAG GGCATCCAGTTCCTGATTGAGAATGACCTGCTGAAGAACACCTGCGAGGACATTGCCCAGTTCCTGTACAAGGGAGAGGGCCTCAACAAGACAGCCATTGGTGACTACTTGGGTGAGAG GGACGAGTTCAACATCCAAGTCCTGCATGCCTTCGTGGAGCTGCACGAGTTCACTGACCTCAACCTGGTGCAGGCCCTACG GCAGTTCCTGTGGAGCTTCCGTCTGCCCGGGGAGGCACAGAAGATCGACCGGATGATGGAGGCCTTTGCCCAGCGCTACTGCCAGTGCAACCCCGGCGTCTTCCAGTCCACAG ACACCTGCTACGTGCTCTCCTTTGCTATCATCATGCTGAACACCAGCCTGCACAACCCCAATGTCAAGGACAAGCCCACAGCAGAGCGCTTCATCGCCATGAACCGCGGCATCAATGATGGGGGGGATCTGCCCGAGGAGCTGCTACGG AATCTCTATGAGAGCATCAAGAACGAACCCTTCAAAATCCCCGAGGACGATGGCAATGACCTCACACACACATTCTTCAACCCCGACCGGGAGGGCTGGCTCCTGAAGCTAG gaggcAGGGTGAAGACGTGGAAGCGACGCTGGTTCATCCTGACTGACAACTGCCTTTACTACTTCGAGTACACGACG GATAAAGAGCCCCGTGGCATCATCCCCCTGGAGAACCTGAGCATCCGTGAGGTAGAGGACTCCAAGAAGCCT AACTGCTTCGAGCTCTACATCCCTGACAACAAGGACCAGGTGATCAAGGCCTGCAAGACAGAGGCGGATGGGCGGGTGGTGGAGGGGAACCACACGGTGTACCGCATCTCAGCCCCCACaccagaggagaaggaggaatgGATCAAGTGCATCAA GGCAGCCATCAGCCGGGACCCTTTCTATGAGATGCTGGCTGCCAGGAAGAAGAAGGTGTCCTCCACCAAGAGACACTAG
- the CYTH1 gene encoding cytohesin-1 isoform X2, with the protein MEEEGAYVPSDLTPEECQELENIRRRKQELLADIQRLKDEIAEVTNEIENLGSTEERKNMQRNKQVAMGRKKFNMDPKKGIQFLIENDLLKNTCEDIAQFLYKGEGLNKTAIGDYLGERDEFNIQVLHAFVELHEFTDLNLVQALRQFLWSFRLPGEAQKIDRMMEAFAQRYCQCNPGVFQSTDTCYVLSFAIIMLNTSLHNPNVKDKPTAERFIAMNRGINDGGDLPEELLRNLYESIKNEPFKIPEDDGNDLTHTFFNPDREGWLLKLGGRVKTWKRRWFILTDNCLYYFEYTTDKEPRGIIPLENLSIREVEDSKKPNCFELYIPDNKDQVIKACKTEADGRVVEGNHTVYRISAPTPEEKEEWIKCIKAAISRDPFYEMLAARKKKVSSTKRH; encoded by the exons atggaggaggagggcgCCTACG TGCCCAGTGACCTGACGCCGGAGGagtgccaggagctggagaacaTCCGGCGCCgcaagcaggagctgctggctgacATACAG CGTCTGAAAGATGAGATAGCAGAAGTGACGAATGAGATCGAGAACCTCGGCTCCACAGAGGAGAG GAAAAACATGCAGAGGAATAAGCAGGTGGCGATGGGCAGGAAGAAGTTCAACATGGATCCCAAGAAG GGCATCCAGTTCCTGATTGAGAATGACCTGCTGAAGAACACCTGCGAGGACATTGCCCAGTTCCTGTACAAGGGAGAGGGCCTCAACAAGACAGCCATTGGTGACTACTTGGGTGAGAG GGACGAGTTCAACATCCAAGTCCTGCATGCCTTCGTGGAGCTGCACGAGTTCACTGACCTCAACCTGGTGCAGGCCCTACG GCAGTTCCTGTGGAGCTTCCGTCTGCCCGGGGAGGCACAGAAGATCGACCGGATGATGGAGGCCTTTGCCCAGCGCTACTGCCAGTGCAACCCCGGCGTCTTCCAGTCCACAG ACACCTGCTACGTGCTCTCCTTTGCTATCATCATGCTGAACACCAGCCTGCACAACCCCAATGTCAAGGACAAGCCCACAGCAGAGCGCTTCATCGCCATGAACCGCGGCATCAATGATGGGGGGGATCTGCCCGAGGAGCTGCTACGG AATCTCTATGAGAGCATCAAGAACGAACCCTTCAAAATCCCCGAGGACGATGGCAATGACCTCACACACACATTCTTCAACCCCGACCGGGAGGGCTGGCTCCTGAAGCTAG gaggcAGGGTGAAGACGTGGAAGCGACGCTGGTTCATCCTGACTGACAACTGCCTTTACTACTTCGAGTACACGACG GATAAAGAGCCCCGTGGCATCATCCCCCTGGAGAACCTGAGCATCCGTGAGGTAGAGGACTCCAAGAAGCCT AACTGCTTCGAGCTCTACATCCCTGACAACAAGGACCAGGTGATCAAGGCCTGCAAGACAGAGGCGGATGGGCGGGTGGTGGAGGGGAACCACACGGTGTACCGCATCTCAGCCCCCACaccagaggagaaggaggaatgGATCAAGTGCATCAA GGCAGCCATCAGCCGGGACCCTTTCTATGAGATGCTGGCTGCCAGGAAGAAGAAGGTGTCCTCCACCAAGAGACACTAG